The genomic interval CCTGCGCTTCCTCCCGCTCCAACCGGATGTACCACGCCTCCGCCCGATAGACGCGCCCTCGCATCAACTTCAGTTCTTCCCACTCGGGACCCGCCACTCCTGGATTCCCAGGCGCCACCAGCCGGGCCAGGGCGTCCGCGTCGGCGGACTCGAGCGCCCGACGACGGGCTTCCAGCGCGCGCACCACCGCGACCAGTTGGGGGGACTCGGTGGTCTCCGGTACCCAGTCCCCGCGCTTGGAGACGAAGGGTGAGCGCTCCACGCCAGCGGTCCCCACCTGGGTGGCCCCCAGCGTTCCCTTGAAATCGAGCGTCGAGTGCGCCACGGCCCGCTTCCCGCCCGGCTCCACCGTCACGGTGATGCGAGCAAAGTGGTGCACCTGGGAGGTCAAGGGCGCGGACGCGCCGGGGACGCTCAGGGAAAGCCCGTAGGACTCGGTGCGCTTGAGGGCGGTGATGACCTCGACCTCCGGCCCCGCGGCGAACCCGAGGAGCCGGGGGACAAGCAGCGCACAGGCGGCGAGCACCGCCAGGCCGGCGATGACCAGCCCGCCCAACCGGCTCCATTCCTCCGTCGTCCTCACGTGCCCAGCATGCGCTGGGCCTTCTCCGCCGCGGGAGTCCCCGGCAGGCGGCGCAGCACCTGGCGCAGGGTCTCCTGCGCGCGCTTCGGGTCATTGAGCTTCACGTACGCGTCGTGAAGGTCGAAGAGGACTTCTTCCTCGAGGCTCGTGCCCGGGTACTTCGAGAGGATGGCCTCCAGGCGCTGGGCCACGGCCTTCCAGCGTCCGCGCTTCTGGTAGAAGCGGGCCACGTACATCTCGTGCTCCGCCAGGCGCCGGCGCGCGTCGTCGGCGTTGCGCTTGGCCTCCGGGGCGTATTGCGAATCCGGGTACTCGCGGAGGAACTCCTCCATCGTGGACAGGGCGGAGCGAATCTCCACCTGGTCCTTCTCCTCGGACGGAGGCAGGGCGAAGAACTCCGACGGGTAGCTCTGCACGTGGGTGAGCGCGGAGCGGTACGCGGCGTAGTCCACCTTGGGGTGCGTGGGGTGGAGCTTGATGAAGGACTGGTACTGGTCCCTCGCCTCGGGGAACGCCTCGCGGGCGAAGTCCACGTCGGCCAGCTTCAGCTCCGCCTCGCGCGCGGCCTCCTGGTAGGGGAACTTCGAGCGGACGTACTCGAAGTACTTCTGGGCCTTGAGGAAGTCCTTGTTCTCCAAGGCCACGCTGCCGAGCGTGAGGTTCTCATCGGCGGTGACGGCGTAGTCGGGCTCGCCTCCTTGGGAGCCGGACAGGGCGGCGCAACCGGAGGTGAGCAGCAGGACGGTGGTCAGGAAGGCGACGGCGGAACGCATCGGCGCCACGCTATTCGTCTGGCCCCGAGGGGTCCAGCGAAGCTTCACCCAGCAACTGCTGGATGACGTCCTCGGAGAATCCACGGCCTGACAGGAGGCGTGCGGCCCGGGCCCACGACTTCCCGTCGAGTGGCCGGACAGTCAGCCCTCGCTTCTCCAGCACCCCGCGGGCGGCGGCCAGGGCGTCGAACTCCACGGTGCCGCTGGCGGCCTCCAGGGCATCGCGAGCCTCGTCCTCGGAGAGGCCGTGGGCCTCCAGGCGCTGGAGGACGGCCCCTGGGCCCTTGCCCCCTCTCAACAGGGCGGCGGCACGCTCGTGGCCGAAGCGGGCATCATCGAGGTAGCCCCAGCCCTCGAGTCGGGACAGGGCCTGCTCTCGCACGGTGGAGGCGAAGCCCTTCTTCTCCAGGGCCTGGAGCAGCTCATGGCGGGTGCGGGCACGAGCGGCCAGCAGCTTGAGCCCGGCATCCGTGGCGCGCTGGACGGCCGCTGGCCCTTCATCCTCCGAGAGCATGGCGGGATACCTAGCATGTGGTAACAGGCCCCGCATGCACCCAGTCCTCGCCCGCTTCCTGGCCGCCGATGTCGCGAAGGAGACGCTCCGCAAGCAACAGGCGGGCGGCTCGCTCACTCCCGAGGAGAAGGCCTTCGCCGAGGCGGCCAAGGCCCATCCGCGCCAGGCCTCCATCCTGATGGACGTGGGGGGGCGCGTGTTGTCCTCGGATGCACAGGCCGCGCTCGTGCTGCTGGCGGCACATGCCTCCGCGAGGGCGCTGCTCGAGGACACCGAGCTGAGCGAGCCCGCTCGCAAGGCCCGCGAGGCGCTGGCCGAGGAAGGCGCGAGCGAGGAGGAGACGGACGCGTTCATCGCCTCCATCCTCCTGGAGGAGGCGTTCGGGTACGAGCAGGACGTGGACACGTTCGACCGCGAATACGTGCGGGAGTCGCTGGGTGAGGTGCCCGCGCTGGCGGCGCTCACGAAGGAGGCGGTGGACGCGCTCTTCCTGAGCTTCGTGAAGGGCGCGGCGAACGATGCGGAGCGGAAGGTGCGTGAGGGCATGGCGCGTGCCCTGTTCGACATCGCCTGGGCCGAGGGCCCCGCGCCCATCAACCCCGAGCACATCGAGGCCCTGCTGGACGCGGAGGTCGCCGACAAGCCCGAGGAGGAGCAGGAGGCGAAGGTGCACGCCACCGCGCATCTGCTCCAGGCCCTGTCCCGTGAAGGCTTGATGGGGCCCCTGCGCCTGTCCCGTCTGCGCGCCATGCTCGGCGAGGAAGACGCGTAGCAAGGCAGTGCGCCCGCGTAAGCTGGCTCTGCGGTGGAGTGGCTCCCCGGAAGCATGGGCCTGGACTCATTCCTCGTCGCGGGCCCGCGCAGGCTGGTTCTGCGGTGGAGTGGCTCCCCGAAGGCATGGCCTGGACTCGTGCCTCTTCGCGGACTTGCACTCGCGGGCCCTGGGTGAGCGAACCAGACCCATGCCTCTTCGCTGGCCCGCGCGAGAGGGCTCTTCGGCGGAGTGGCTCCCCGGCGGCGTGGGCTCGACTCGTGCCTCGTCGCGGGCCTGCACTCGCCGGCCCTGGCTGAGTGCTCCCCCATGCCTCTTCGCTGGCCCGCGCGAGAGGGCTCTTCGGCGGAGTGGCTCCCCGGCGGCGTGGGCTCGACTCGTGCCTCGTCGCGGGCCTGCACTCGCCGGCCCTGGCTGAGTGCCCCCCATGACTCTTCGCTGGCCCGAGTGAGCAGCCTCTGCGGTGGAGTGGCCCCCCGGCGGCGTGGGCTGGACTTGTGCCTCGTCGCGGGCCTCAACTCGCGGGCCCCGCACCGGCAGGCATCAGGGGAGTGCGCCATCCCGTGCCTCTTCGCGGGCCCGCCCTCGCGGGCTCCCCCCTTCCCTCTTCGCGGGCCCGTGCTGAGGGCCCTGCGAGGCCATCCTTGGTGGATGCCCTCAGACCCACAGGCCGGGCGGTCTCACTTGCTCGCGAGACCAGCGCACCTCCGAACACTCAGAAGCGTTCGATCTGGAAGTCGTCATCCCCTCCCGCCGCTGGAGCAGGCGCGGGAGCAGGAGCCGGGCGCGCCGCGGGAGCGGGCGTCGGAGGTCGCATGGGCTGGGCCGGTGCTGGCGGACGAGCAGCAGCCGGAGCCATGGGCGCTCCGGGACGCGCGGCCTGAGGCGCGGGGGCTGGCATCGCCGGAGCGGGCGCCGCGGCTGCCGCGGGCGCCCCCTTCTGCGCGAACGAAGCGGAGCCCGGAATCGGACGGGACTCGCCGGGCTTGGCGTCGAAGTTGTCCCACTTCGAGTCCGACGTCCCGCTGATGCCAGAGAAGCGCAGCGCGAAGTCGTCCGGGTTCGTCGCCTGACGATGGGCCTCCTCGTACGTCACCAGCCCCTGCCGCACCAGGCTCATCAGCGACTGGTCGAAGGTCTGCATCCCGTACGAGTCGGTGCCCTGCGCAATCGCGTCGTGAATCTCCTTCGTCCGGTCCTTGTCCTCGATGAGCTCACGCACACGAGCAGTGACGCGCAGCACCTCCACCGCGGCCACGCGGCCCTTGCCATCCGCGCGCGGCACCAGACGCTGACTCACCACCGCCTTGAGCACACTCGCAAGCTGGATGCGTACCTGCTTCTGCTGGTGCGGAGGGAAGGCGGACACGATGCGGTTCACCGTCTCCGTCGCGTCCAGCGTGTGCAACGTGGACATCACCAGGTGGCCCGTCTCCGCGGCGTGCAGCGCCGTTTCGATGGTCTCGTGGTCTCGCATTTCGCCCACGAGGATGACATCCGGGTCCTGCCGCAGCGCGCTCTTGAGCGCCTGCGCGAAGCTCATCGTGTCCACACCCACTTCGCGCTGGTTCACGATGGAGCGCTTGTCGCGAATGAGGAACTCGATGGGGTCCTCGATGGTCATGATGTGGCTGGTCTCGTTGGAGTTGATGTGGTCGATCATCGCCGCCAACGTCGTGGACTTTCCCGAGCCCGTCGTCCCCGTCACCAGGATGAGGCCGCGCTCCTCTCCACAAATCTTCGCGAGAATCTGCGGCAGGAGCAGATCCTGGATGGTCATCACCTTGAACGGGATGACACGCAGCACCGCGCCCACCGTGCCGCGCTGCTGGAAGACGTTCACACGGAAGCGGCCCAGGCCCGGAACCCCGTACGCCAGGTCCACCTCGTTGCTCGCCTTGAACTTCTCCTTCTGGAACTCGTTCATGATGCCGAAGGACATCCGAGCCACCTCCTCAGGCGGGAGGCGACGGCCATCCTTCAACGGCACCAACGAGCCATCCACCCGGAACATGGGCGGCAGACCAGCCTTCAGATGAATGTCGGAAGCACCGCCGCGCAGGGCGATCTGGAGGATCTCATTGAGTTCCATGGGCGCTGTGAATCGTAGCAGACGCCCGCGCGACGATGCGACCCGCGCAAATCAGTGAGTCCCCTGAAACACCACGGCGGAGACCCTCGTGAGAGAGCCCCCGCCGCGGAGGAACAACCGGAGCAACCAACCCGCAGGGGTTAGCGCTTGGAGAACTGGAACCGGCGACGCGCGCCCGGCTGACCGTACTTCTTACGCTCGACCGCGCGAGCATCGCGGGTCAGGAAGCCGGCCTTCTTCAGCGCGGGACGGAACTCCGGGTTGAAGGCGCACAGCGCACGGGCGATGCCGTGGCGGATGGCGCCGGCCTGGCCGGAGAGACCGCCGCCGCGAACGTTCACGGTGACGTCCAGCTTCCCCTTCTGCTCCAGAATCTCGAGGGGCTGGTTGAGCACCATCTTCGAGGTCTCACGACCGAAGTAGTCGTTGATCTCGCGACCGTTGATGATGACCTGACCGGTGCCGGGACGCACCCAGACGCGCGCGGTGGCCTCCTTGCGGCGGCCGGTGGCGTAGAAACCAAGCTCTTGATGGATGGGCATGGTCGTTGTCTCCCTTACGCCTCAACCGAGAACGCAGCCGGCTTCTGGGCGGCGTGGGGGTGGGTATCACCCGCGTAGACCTTCAGCTTCGTCATCATCTGGCGACCCAGCGCGTTGCGCGGCAGCATGCGACGCACGGCGTTGATGATGATGTCCTCGGGGTGCCGCTGGCGCAGCTTCGCCAGATTGGTGATCTTCAGGGCGCCCGGGAAACCCGCGTGCGGGTGCCGGTAGTACATCTTGTCCTGCTCCTTCGTCCCCGTCACCTTCACCTTGTCGGCGTTGATGACGATGACGTGGTCGCCCGTATCGATGGACGGCGTGTACATGGCCTTGTGCTTGCCCTTGAGCAAGGTGGCAATCTGACTCGCCGCGCGGCCCAGCACCTTGTCGGACACGTCAATGACGTGCCACTGGCGCTTGATGTCCCCAGCCTTCGCGCTGTAGGTCTTCTGCGACATTTCGTGCACTCCAAACTTCTCGCGGTCGCCAGGTGCATGCCGGGGACCGCATCTCGTGCCAAACGGACCACAGGTCCTCCACCGTACCGCGTAGAGGCCCGGAAAGGCCGACCCTCCTAGCGGGCATGGAGGATCAAGTCAAGGTTGGTGAGAGCCCTCCCACCCCAACCTACCTCCCAGGCACGCCCCCTCCCCCTGGAGCAGCCCCAGGGGCCGGCTTCTTGAAGCGCTCCTTCAGGTTGGCGAAGAAGTTCTTCTCCTCCACCGTGGGCTCGCCCTGACGCGGCGCGTCCATAGCAATGACCTCGGAGACCTCGGCGGGGAGGTCCTCCAGGAACCGCGAGGGCGTCCGGGGGACTTCCTTGCCGCGCTTCACGCGGGTGACGGCGCGGGTGAGGTAGAGCAGCTCCTTGGCGCGGGTGATGCCCACGTAGCAGAGGCGGCGCTCCTCCTCGAGGTTCTGCGCCTCGCCCTGCATGCCCCCGTGGGGCATCAGGTCCTCCTCCATGCCGATGAAGAAGACGAGCCGGTACTCCAGGCCCTTGGAGGAGTGGATGGTCATCAGGGTGACGCGACCCTTGGCGCCGGGAGCCTCCTCGTCGTCCTCCTGGCGGTTGTCCAGGCTCAGGCGGTTCAAGTAGGTGAGCAGGCTGGCCTTGGGGCCCTCGCGCTTCTCGAAGCGCTCGAGCGAGTCCAGCACGCCATCCACGCTCTTGAGCTTCTTGTCCGCGCTGGTGGCGCTGGTGGCGTGGGCACGCGTGGCGTCGCGGAAGCCAATCTCCTCCAGCAGCTTGCGCGTCACGGTGGCCAGCTGCCCCTGCTCGTAGGCGGCGCGGTAGCGCTCGATGAGTTCGACGAACTCGCGCACCTTCTCGCCGGCGCCCGGGGGCAGGTCTTCGTACTCCGTCGCCCGGCGCATCACCGTCCAGAGCGTGACGCCCTCGGCGCGCGAGTGCCCGTGCAGCCGCTCCACCGTCACGTCACCAATCCCGCGCGAGGGGACGTTGATGATGCGCATGAGGGAGATTTCGTCCAGCCGGTTCACGATGACCTTGAAGTACGCGATGACGTCCTTCACCTCGCGCCGGTCGAAGAACTCGCTGCCGCCCACCACCTCGTAGGCGATGTTCTTCTCGCGCAGCATCTCCTCGATGGGATGGGACTGCCCGTTGGTCCGGTAGAGCACCGCGATGTCGTCTGCGGGGATACCCAGTGACACGTGCTTCTGGATTTCGTGTGCGACGAAGCGAGCCTCCTCCTCGTCGTTGGGGCAGGCGACGATCTTCACCTTCGGTCCCCCCTTGCGGTCGGTCCACATCTGCTTGGCCTTGCGCTCGGGGTTCTTCGCGATGACGGCGTTGGCCGCGTCCAGCACCATCTGCACGGAGCGGTAGTTCTGCTCCAGGCGCACTTCCTTCCCGCCCGGGAAGAAGTCATCGAAGTTGAGGATGTTGCGCACCTCCGCGCCTCGCCACGAGTAGATGCACTGGTCGTCATCCCCCACGGCGCACACATTGCGCGACTGGCCCGCCATCAGCTTGAGCAGCTCCAGCTGGGCCAGGTTGGTGTCCTGGAACTCGTCCACCAGAAGGTAACGGAAGCGGTGGGTGTACTTGAGGTACAGGTCCGAGTGCTCACGCAAGAGACGCGCGGGCAAGAGCAGCAGGTCGTCGAAGTCCACCGAGCCCTGCGCCTTCAGCGCCAGCTGGTAGTCCGGGTAGACCATGTGGGTGATGAGGTCGTAGTCATCGCCGATGCCCTCGGGCTTGGGCTCGGGCGCGGCTCCGGAGTTCTTCGCCTTGGAGATGAGCGTGAGCACCTTGCGCGCGTCGAAGGCGCGGTCGTCGATGCGGTGCTCGCGCATGGCGCGGCGGATGATGGCCAACTGGTCACCCATGTCCGCGATGGCGAACTTCTTGGGCCACCCCAGCCGGTGGATGTCCTCGCGGAGCATCTCCGCGCCAAAGGCGTGGAACGTGCACACGAGCACGCCCTGTGCCCGGGGGCCGGCCATGTGGACCAGGCGCTCCTTCATCTCCGAGGCGGCCTTGTTGGTGAAGGTCACCGCCAGGATGTTGCGAGCCAGGATGTGGTCTGGCCGCTCGTTGAGCAGGTGGACGATGCGGTGGGTGATGACGCGGGTCTTCCCGCTGCCAGCGCCCGCGAGGACCAGCAGGGGCCCCTGGAGGGTGACCACGGCCTCGCGCTGAGGAGGGTTGAGCTTCGAGAGGTCCATTGCGCGCGGGCCGGGGATACCTTTTGATTCGGCCGTGCGCGACAAATTTCTCCTCCGCCTTGCCGCCGCCGTGCTCGCGCTCGCCCCGGGTGTCGGGTGTTTGAACCAGGATGCCGCCTCCCCCGAGGTGGCGACGTCCGTTCCCGCCTCCAGTGCGCCTTGCGTCTACTTCAAGTCGCTGGCCCCGTTCCTGCCCGAGTCCCTGGAGGGCTTCGCCGTGGCCCGCACCCAGGGGTCCACCGGAAAGTACGGTGAGGTGTCCGTCTCCGAAGCCGAGCGCCTGTTCACCCGAGGTGAGGGGCGAGAGGTCAAGGTGCGCATCGTGGACACCACGATGGGCGGGAAGATTGGACAGGCCATCCGCGACGCGGCGGAGCGCGCCAAGGGCCGAGCTCCCAGCGACCCGACGGCGCCCATCCACTGGCAGGATGCGGTGGGCTTCGTGAGGTACGACGCGGACGAGGCGCTGGCCGAAGCCAACCTCCTGGTGGGGGAGCGCTTCGTGGTGGCCATCACCAGCCGAGGCTTCCCCGGCACGGTGGAGGTGCGGCGGGTGGCGCGAGGAATCGACCTGGCTGGGTTGGCCAAGCTTCAGTGAGCCCCGAACGAGGGCAAGGAGTGTCCCGGGTGGCGAAGGAGAAAGTGGCGCGGGCCGAGGCGGAAGATCCGCTCGCCGCGGAGAAGGCGGCACGCGAGCTGGTGGCCGCGCTGGGCAAGCGTGAGTTCCTGGAGCAGCTCCAGCGGCTCACCAAGAGCTACGCATCGGACCCGGGCAACCCCGGCTCCTATGCGTGCGAGGGCTGTCAGCGCTGTGCCAACTGCATGTTCTGCAAGGAGTGCGACAGCTGCTTCCAATGCACCCACTGCACCCGGTGCGAGCTGTGCAACAACTGCTCGCACTGCGTGGACTGCAAGAGCTGTCACGCGTGCGCCTACTGCACGCAGAGCGAGAACTGCACCACCAGCGCCTACCTGGTGATGTGCCGCAACCTCCAGGACTGCAACTACTGCTTCGGCTGCGTGGGGTTGGCGAAGAAGGACTTCCACATCCTCAACGTCCCCTTCTCGCGGACCGAGTACTTCAAGGTCGTGGGCAGGCTGCGCAAGGAGCTGGGCCTGTCCTGAGGTCCGCCCGACCCCGTGCGCGCTACAAGGCGCGCACGTAGAGGGCCTTGAGGTACTCCGTCTCCGGCAGACCCGCGAGGACGGGGTGGTCCAACCCCGCGCCCCGGCGCTCCAGAATCTGCACCGGGCGCTTCGCGTCCGTGGCGGCGGCGAGCACCATCTCCTCGAAGCCCGCGCGGTCCAGCTTGCCCGAGCAGGAGCAGGTGACGAGCAGCCCGTCCGGCTTCAGGCAGCGGAACGCGCGCAGGTTGAGCTCGTGGTAGGCGCGCAGCGCGGTGGCCAGGCCCTCGCGGCGCTTGGCCAACCCCGGCGGGTCCAACACGATGGTGTCGAAGCGCTGGCCTTCCGTGTCGAAGCGGCGCAGCACGTCGAACGCGTTCGCGTGCTCCACGCGGACGTTGTCCCGGCGGTTGGCGCGGGCGTTCTCCTGAGCGCGCGAGGCGGCCTTCTCGTCCTGCTCCACCGCGACCACCGAGGCGCAGTTGCGCGACAGGGCCAGCGCGAAACCTCCGTGGTAGCTGAAGAGGTCCAGCGCCTCGCCTCGCGCCAGCTCTCCGGCGCGCAGGTGGTTGTCCACCTGGTCCAGGAAGGCGCCCGTCTTCATGTCGCCCAGCAGGTCGACTTCGAAGCGGTTCTCCCCCTCGTGGTAGGCGAAGCGTGCCTCGCCCTGGCCGTGCAGGAGGCGGGACTCACGCGTCAGGCCCTCGAAGTCGCGGCCCGAGGCGTCGTCCCGGCACACCACATGGGTGGCGCCGGTGAGCTCCACCAGCATCTTCGCGAGCGACTCCTTGCGTGCGTCCATGCCCTCGGAGAGCGTCTGGAGGGTGAGGCCAGAGCCGTAGCGGTCGACGAAGAGGCCAGGCAGCAGATCCGCTTCCCCGTGCACCAGCCGCAGACCGTCCCTGTGGGACAGCGTCGCGCGACGGGCGAGGGCTGCCTCCAGGCGGCGGCGGAAGAAGGCATCGTTCACCGGCTCCTCGGCGGGGCCCTTGCGCGTGATGAGGCGCAAGGCCAGCGGGGAGCGCCGGGCGTAGAGGGCCTGACCGATGGGGTTGCCTTGCGAGTCCACGACCAGCACCACCGCTCCGGGCCCCTTCACGTCGGGCGGTGCGGCGAGCTCGGTGCGGTACAGCCAGGGGTTGCCTCGGCGCAGGGACTTCGCGCCCTTCGGGGTGGTGCGTGCGACGGGCAGGGCTGCTGGGGGGGCCATGTGCTTCACTCCAGGCCGCGCGCGGCCAGTTCCTCGTCGTCCTCCCCGCGCAGATGCCCGATTTCGTGCAGCAATGTCACGCGAATCTGCTCATTCAGCTCGGCGGGCGTGCGAACCGCCCTCGCCAGGTTGCGGCGGTACAGCACCACCGAGCGGCACGGCGACTCGGTGCCGTCGCACGGCTCCCCCAAGGCCGGGCCCCGGAAGAGCCCCAGGATGGTGGGCGACAGGGGCGGCTGGTTGGCCAGCAGGTCCTCCTCCGCGGGCAGTTCCTCCGCGGTGACGGGCACCCCCTCCAGGTCTCCCCTCATGTCCACGGGGAGCTCAGCCACGGCGCGGACCACCTCCTGGCGGAAGGACTCCTCGCTCGGCATGGGCGGCACCGGGAAGTCCTCGGGCGCGAGGCTTCGGGCCTTGTCGAAGTGAGCCTGCGCCTGCTTCCACTTGCCCTCGCGCTCCAGCAGGAGCCCCAGGTGCTGGTGCGCGTGGGCGGCGCGTTCCGGGTCGTTGATGAGGCCCTGGAAGGACGACTTCGCCTCGGCGAAACGGCACAGCTCGAAGAGGGCCAGGGCCCGCTCGTAGAGCGCCTCGCGGCTGCCCGGCTCTCTCGCCAGGACGATGGCGGCTCGGGCCAGCGCCTCTTCCGCCTGGCCCAGGTCGTTGAAGGCCATGGCCGCCACCAGCGCCAGGTGAGGAATCAGCTCCGGCGGAGTCCCGGGTTGGGACAGGCCTCGCTCGGCGTAGAGCGTGCCCAGCTCGTCGCGCTCGCGCGTGGACGGGAGCTGCACGGCGTACAGGTGCGCGGCCCCCAGGAGTGCATCCGAATCCCCCGGGTCGATGGCCAATGCCCTCGCGAACGCGAGCTGAGCCTCGGTCTCACGACCCAGGGCGGCCAGCGCGACGCCTCTCTCCGCGTGGGCCGCGGCCAGGTCGGGTTCGAGCGCCGCCGCTTGCGCCGCGCAGGACAGGGCCTCCTCGAAGCGGCCTCCGTCGTAGTAGCTCCGGGCCGCGTCTAAGGGGGAGCTGCCCCTCGCCCGGCACACCGCGAGCGGCTTCACGGGCTTC from Myxococcus stipitatus carries:
- a CDS encoding outer membrane protein assembly factor BamD: MRSAVAFLTTVLLLTSGCAALSGSQGGEPDYAVTADENLTLGSVALENKDFLKAQKYFEYVRSKFPYQEAAREAELKLADVDFAREAFPEARDQYQSFIKLHPTHPKVDYAAYRSALTHVQSYPSEFFALPPSEEKDQVEIRSALSTMEEFLREYPDSQYAPEAKRNADDARRRLAEHEMYVARFYQKRGRWKAVAQRLEAILSKYPGTSLEEEVLFDLHDAYVKLNDPKRAQETLRQVLRRLPGTPAAEKAQRMLGT
- a CDS encoding regulatory protein RecX, with protein sequence MLSEDEGPAAVQRATDAGLKLLAARARTRHELLQALEKKGFASTVREQALSRLEGWGYLDDARFGHERAAALLRGGKGPGAVLQRLEAHGLSEDEARDALEAASGTVEFDALAAARGVLEKRGLTVRPLDGKSWARAARLLSGRGFSEDVIQQLLGEASLDPSGPDE
- a CDS encoding type IV pilus twitching motility protein PilT; its protein translation is MELNEILQIALRGGASDIHLKAGLPPMFRVDGSLVPLKDGRRLPPEEVARMSFGIMNEFQKEKFKASNEVDLAYGVPGLGRFRVNVFQQRGTVGAVLRVIPFKVMTIQDLLLPQILAKICGEERGLILVTGTTGSGKSTTLAAMIDHINSNETSHIMTIEDPIEFLIRDKRSIVNQREVGVDTMSFAQALKSALRQDPDVILVGEMRDHETIETALHAAETGHLVMSTLHTLDATETVNRIVSAFPPHQQKQVRIQLASVLKAVVSQRLVPRADGKGRVAAVEVLRVTARVRELIEDKDRTKEIHDAIAQGTDSYGMQTFDQSLMSLVRQGLVTYEEAHRQATNPDDFALRFSGISGTSDSKWDNFDAKPGESRPIPGSASFAQKGAPAAAAAPAPAMPAPAPQAARPGAPMAPAAARPPAPAQPMRPPTPAPAARPAPAPAPAPAAGGDDDFQIERF
- the rpsI gene encoding 30S ribosomal protein S9; translated protein: MPIHQELGFYATGRRKEATARVWVRPGTGQVIINGREINDYFGRETSKMVLNQPLEILEQKGKLDVTVNVRGGGLSGQAGAIRHGIARALCAFNPEFRPALKKAGFLTRDARAVERKKYGQPGARRRFQFSKR
- the rplM gene encoding 50S ribosomal protein L13; the protein is MSQKTYSAKAGDIKRQWHVIDVSDKVLGRAASQIATLLKGKHKAMYTPSIDTGDHVIVINADKVKVTGTKEQDKMYYRHPHAGFPGALKITNLAKLRQRHPEDIIINAVRRMLPRNALGRQMMTKLKVYAGDTHPHAAQKPAAFSVEA
- a CDS encoding ATP-dependent helicase, producing the protein MDLSKLNPPQREAVVTLQGPLLVLAGAGSGKTRVITHRIVHLLNERPDHILARNILAVTFTNKAASEMKERLVHMAGPRAQGVLVCTFHAFGAEMLREDIHRLGWPKKFAIADMGDQLAIIRRAMREHRIDDRAFDARKVLTLISKAKNSGAAPEPKPEGIGDDYDLITHMVYPDYQLALKAQGSVDFDDLLLLPARLLREHSDLYLKYTHRFRYLLVDEFQDTNLAQLELLKLMAGQSRNVCAVGDDDQCIYSWRGAEVRNILNFDDFFPGGKEVRLEQNYRSVQMVLDAANAVIAKNPERKAKQMWTDRKGGPKVKIVACPNDEEEARFVAHEIQKHVSLGIPADDIAVLYRTNGQSHPIEEMLREKNIAYEVVGGSEFFDRREVKDVIAYFKVIVNRLDEISLMRIINVPSRGIGDVTVERLHGHSRAEGVTLWTVMRRATEYEDLPPGAGEKVREFVELIERYRAAYEQGQLATVTRKLLEEIGFRDATRAHATSATSADKKLKSVDGVLDSLERFEKREGPKASLLTYLNRLSLDNRQEDDEEAPGAKGRVTLMTIHSSKGLEYRLVFFIGMEEDLMPHGGMQGEAQNLEEERRLCYVGITRAKELLYLTRAVTRVKRGKEVPRTPSRFLEDLPAEVSEVIAMDAPRQGEPTVEEKNFFANLKERFKKPAPGAAPGGGGVPGR
- a CDS encoding caib/baif family protein, with product MAKEKVARAEAEDPLAAEKAARELVAALGKREFLEQLQRLTKSYASDPGNPGSYACEGCQRCANCMFCKECDSCFQCTHCTRCELCNNCSHCVDCKSCHACAYCTQSENCTTSAYLVMCRNLQDCNYCFGCVGLAKKDFHILNVPFSRTEYFKVVGRLRKELGLS
- a CDS encoding class I SAM-dependent rRNA methyltransferase, whose protein sequence is MAPPAALPVARTTPKGAKSLRRGNPWLYRTELAAPPDVKGPGAVVLVVDSQGNPIGQALYARRSPLALRLITRKGPAEEPVNDAFFRRRLEAALARRATLSHRDGLRLVHGEADLLPGLFVDRYGSGLTLQTLSEGMDARKESLAKMLVELTGATHVVCRDDASGRDFEGLTRESRLLHGQGEARFAYHEGENRFEVDLLGDMKTGAFLDQVDNHLRAGELARGEALDLFSYHGGFALALSRNCASVVAVEQDEKAASRAQENARANRRDNVRVEHANAFDVLRRFDTEGQRFDTIVLDPPGLAKRREGLATALRAYHELNLRAFRCLKPDGLLVTCSCSGKLDRAGFEEMVLAAATDAKRPVQILERRGAGLDHPVLAGLPETEYLKALYVRAL
- a CDS encoding metallopeptidase family protein → MSRRGLLALCLILTACKRSAPAPTTGDAGLPEVSSIVRAPAANAAPAEGGAGTAKPVKPLAVCRARGSSPLDAARSYYDGGRFEEALSCAAQAAALEPDLAAAHAERGVALAALGRETEAQLAFARALAIDPGDSDALLGAAHLYAVQLPSTRERDELGTLYAERGLSQPGTPPELIPHLALVAAMAFNDLGQAEEALARAAIVLAREPGSREALYERALALFELCRFAEAKSSFQGLINDPERAAHAHQHLGLLLEREGKWKQAQAHFDKARSLAPEDFPVPPMPSEESFRQEVVRAVAELPVDMRGDLEGVPVTAEELPAEEDLLANQPPLSPTILGLFRGPALGEPCDGTESPCRSVVLYRRNLARAVRTPAELNEQIRVTLLHEIGHLRGEDDEELAARGLE